A region from the bacterium genome encodes:
- a CDS encoding glycosyltransferase: protein MILSVVIIGRNEEANIERCLRSVLYAVKSVKSKEIIYVDSASTDRTIDIVKKYPVRIIKLRPEWPLTSSAGRYLGFRNTAGRYVFFVDGDTVIYKDWPERAIAFLEESKESGGVAGIVHEIFLDETGRKVLFRKNRYNVSGSGEVKVFGGIAVYKRSVLDKAGNFNPFIEATPELELALRIRNAGYKLMRIDIQMAITYAPERDTVKEVMRRAHSGLYSIGRAFRICRSNGLGLQYLKERMGFIIEFGVVIFFIFSGIAVSLLLKRTDILLTITGITAGVLLVISVKKRSVQKTILSIFKRSVILFCTIRSLFTGSLKDPDDYPEDVIIIKK, encoded by the coding sequence ATGATTTTGTCTGTAGTTATAATCGGCAGGAATGAAGAGGCAAACATAGAAAGGTGCCTGCGTTCTGTTCTTTATGCAGTTAAGAGCGTAAAATCAAAAGAAATAATATATGTTGATTCTGCTTCTACTGACCGAACCATTGATATCGTAAAAAAATATCCGGTAAGGATAATTAAGCTCAGGCCTGAGTGGCCCTTAACCTCTTCTGCCGGCCGTTATCTCGGATTCCGAAATACAGCAGGCAGGTATGTATTTTTTGTTGACGGTGACACTGTTATTTATAAAGATTGGCCTGAGCGGGCAATAGCATTTCTGGAAGAGTCTAAAGAATCAGGCGGCGTTGCGGGTATTGTTCATGAAATATTTCTGGATGAAACCGGCAGAAAGGTTTTATTCAGGAAGAACAGATACAATGTTTCAGGTTCAGGAGAGGTTAAAGTGTTTGGCGGTATTGCTGTATATAAAAGATCTGTTCTGGATAAAGCCGGTAACTTTAATCCATTTATTGAAGCGACGCCTGAACTTGAGCTTGCATTAAGAATCAGAAATGCAGGGTACAAACTTATGCGTATTGATATTCAGATGGCAATTACATACGCTCCGGAAAGGGATACGGTAAAAGAAGTTATGCGCAGAGCGCATTCCGGCTTGTATTCCATAGGAAGAGCATTCAGAATTTGTCGTAGTAACGGGCTCGGGCTGCAGTATCTTAAGGAAAGAATGGGATTTATTATCGAATTCGGAGTAGTTATATTTTTTATCTTTTCCGGAATTGCTGTGTCTTTGCTCTTAAAAAGAACTGATATACTTCTTACAATTACAGGTATTACTGCCGGTGTATTACTTGTAATATCTGTGAAAAAAAGAAGTGTACAAAAAACCATACTGAGCATTTTTAAAAGAAGTGTGATACTTTTCTGTACTATCCGGTCTCTG
- a CDS encoding flippase, with translation MELWRELLKAGEVARILLRHHPEITERNRMKLVSSLMKNTSIVLAGTIIRMISSFVLVLIVTRALGPKGMGEYSVILSLYWLFQKIATMGLEPIIIREVAKDPSKASFYLTDSIIIGLAAAAIMSFFMTGFGIIVNYPRVIIISSAVMSGTLILTTVNLMFQAIFIGIEKTEYGFPGIMTENLFRLGVSILILYSGYGLVSLCAVFLLSSGVRLVINFLTAKARINGLKFMYDRKEAVSIIKTMPLFAGSQVFNAFSGNITVIILSLLMGMELVGYYSVAMRLVGFVRLVLQSYKVAIQPVAARTYQNSKEELRKFTIKSIKYVFVMTLPVCFGSVVLSEKLIVFLFSAKFILSALLFRYLIWLLLIYGASMVLSVILIGSNNQKTDFFGIVINMSFRVALSFILIPLIGYWGAVIAVLSSLIAGAVYRYGFIRKHFFKIPFLRITWRTAAASAVMAIFVIFMRNLHVLINVSAAAVLYFILIFLFGVVKTGQFPVLRRLSRRRSAQ, from the coding sequence ATGGAACTTTGGCGGGAATTGTTGAAAGCCGGAGAAGTAGCCCGGATATTGCTCAGACATCATCCTGAGATAACAGAAAGAAACAGAATGAAATTAGTATCAAGCTTAATGAAAAATACATCAATTGTGCTTGCGGGCACAATAATAAGAATGATCTCGTCATTTGTTTTAGTGCTGATTGTAACACGAGCTCTCGGGCCGAAAGGAATGGGTGAGTATTCCGTAATACTTTCTCTATACTGGCTTTTTCAGAAAATAGCCACTATGGGCCTTGAACCGATTATTATAAGGGAAGTTGCAAAGGATCCATCAAAAGCTTCATTTTATTTAACTGACAGCATTATTATCGGACTTGCTGCCGCAGCTATTATGTCATTTTTTATGACAGGATTTGGAATCATTGTTAATTATCCGAGAGTCATTATAATCTCCTCTGCTGTTATGAGCGGGACTTTGATACTAACTACTGTTAATCTGATGTTTCAGGCAATTTTCATAGGAATAGAGAAAACGGAATACGGTTTCCCCGGAATTATGACAGAAAATTTGTTCCGCCTCGGAGTGAGTATTCTAATTCTTTATTCTGGATACGGACTTGTTTCATTGTGTGCTGTGTTTTTATTATCTTCAGGTGTAAGGCTGGTAATTAACTTTCTGACAGCAAAGGCAAGAATTAACGGCTTAAAATTTATGTATGACAGGAAAGAAGCAGTTTCCATTATTAAAACTATGCCTCTATTTGCAGGGTCTCAGGTTTTTAATGCTTTTTCAGGAAATATTACGGTTATTATCCTTTCACTGCTCATGGGAATGGAGCTTGTAGGATATTACAGTGTTGCTATGAGGCTTGTAGGATTTGTCCGGCTTGTACTGCAGAGCTATAAGGTCGCTATTCAGCCTGTTGCAGCTCGGACCTATCAAAATTCAAAAGAAGAGCTGAGGAAATTTACTATTAAATCCATTAAGTATGTCTTTGTTATGACATTACCGGTTTGCTTCGGATCAGTTGTCCTTTCGGAAAAGCTGATAGTTTTTCTCTTTTCAGCAAAATTTATTCTTTCTGCGCTTCTGTTCAGATATCTTATCTGGCTGCTTTTGATATACGGAGCATCAATGGTTCTCTCTGTAATTTTAATAGGAAGCAATAATCAGAAGACAGATTTCTTCGGAATAGTAATAAATATGAGTTTCAGAGTGGCTCTCTCTTTCATTCTTATTCCTTTAATCGGATATTGGGGTGCTGTAATTGCAGTACTTTCCTCTCTTATTGCAGGAGCTGTTTACAGGTACGGCTTTATACGGAAACATTTTTTCAAAATACCATTTTTACGGATTACATGGCGGACAGCAGCAGCTTCTGCTGTTATGGCGATTTTTGTAATTTTTATGAGAAATTTACATGTACTCATTAATGTTTCTGCTGCAGCGGTCTTGTATTTTATACTGATTTTTCTCTTTGGAGTTGTTAAAACCGGGCAGTTTCCTGTTCTCCGCAGGTTAAGCCGAAGGAGAAGTGCTCAATGA